One genomic window of Nicotiana sylvestris chromosome 10, ASM39365v2, whole genome shotgun sequence includes the following:
- the LOC104215067 gene encoding uncharacterized protein → MRNLGRGSNSLMSAETMRLSVSICCGIIFGLFIGISFPTSSLTKLNITASIVSNFPIARDRNNIVSAQKHADSSSNTMDISNQNATGQLQIWVQSNPRGAERLPPGIVNSESDFYPRRLWGKPSEDLPSKPKYLVTFTVGLNQKHNIDAAVKKFSDEFTILLFHYDGKTTEWDEFEWSKRAIHVSVQKQTKWWYAKRFLHPDIVAPYDYIFIWDEDLGVEHFDAKEYIRLVKKHGLEISQPGLDPRKGTTWQMTKRRGDHEVHTITEEKPGWCSSPLLPPCAAFVEIMAPVFSRDAWRCVWHMIQNDLVHGWGLDFALRRCVEPAHEKIGVVDAQWIVHHGVPSLGNQGQSKDGKAPWQGVRERCRKEWTMFQSRVANAEKAYFKSKGIDPSNLTSH, encoded by the exons ATGAGGAATCTGGGACGCGG CTCCAATTCCTTAATGTCAGCTGAAACTATGAGGCTTAGTGTCTCCATATGTTGTGGAATCATTTTTGGCTTATTCATAGGAATTTCATTTCCTACTAGCTCATTAACCAAG CTAAATATAACAGCCAGTATTGTAAGCAACTTCCCAATTGCTAGAGACAGAAATAATATTGTTTCAGCCCAAAAGCATGCAGATTCATCATCTAATACTATGGACATTAGCAATCAGAATGCGACAGGTCAATTGCAG ATTTGGGTCCAATCAAACCCAAGAGGGGCAGAAAGATTACCTCCAGGGATTGTTAATTCTGAGTCCGACTTCTATCCCCGGAGATTGTGGGGGAAACCCAGTGAG GACCTACCCAGCAAGCCAAAATATCTGGTAACGTTTACTGTTGGTCTTAATCAGAAGCATAACATTGATGCTGCTGTAAAGAAG TTCTCAGACGAATTTACAATTCTTCTTTTTCACTATGATGGTAAGACGACTGAATGGGATGAATTTGAATGGTCAAAACGAGCCATCCACGTGAGTGTTCAGAAACAAACAAAATG GTGGTATGCAAAAAGGTTTCTGCATCCAGACATTGTCGCCCCATATGACTATATTTTTATTTGGGATGAAGACCTAGGAGTTGAGCATTTTGATGCCAAGGA GTACATTAGACTTGTCAAGAAGCATGGTTTGGAAATTTCACAGCCAGGTTTGGATCCCAGGAAAGGAACAACATGGCAAATGACAAAGAGAAGAGGTGATCATGAAGTTCACAC GATAACAGAAGAGAAACCAGGCTGGTGCTCAAGCCCCCTTTTGCCTCCATGTGCAGC ATTTGTAGAGATCATGGCTCCTGTCTTCTCCCGAGATGCATGGCGTTGTGTATGGCATATGATTCAG AATGACTTGGTCCACGGTTGGGGACTTGACTTTGCACTTCGTAGATGCGTTGAG CCTGCTCATGAGAAAATTGGAGTTGTAGATGCTCAATGGATTGTTCATCATGGTGTCCCTTCCCTTGGAAATCAG GGACAGTCAAAAGATGGCAAGGCTCCATGGCAAGGG GTGAGGGAGAGATGTAGAAAGGAATGGACAATGTTTCAATCAAGGGTAGCAAATGCAGAGAAAGCCTATTTCAAGTCGAAAGGAATTGATCCTTCCAATCTCACATCTCATTGA